A section of the Zavarzinella sp. genome encodes:
- a CDS encoding glycosyltransferase family 4 protein, with protein MKIAYITAGAAGMFCGSCMKDNTLVATLQRLGHDALLIPTYTPITTDEESVAESHIYMGGVNVYLQQKSWIFRHTPRFLDRLLDFPRLLRWVSRFASRTKYEDLGDLTISMLLGRHGKQDKEIERLVYHITREFQPDAIVLTNVLLSGVVPALRKQTNVPIVATLQGDDIFLEALHAKDRERAIELIGTNCADLSGLIATSQSYATAMASYLRLPAEKMIVVAPGISLKSYENIAAPSPREEPVIGCLARICPEKGFDRLIDAFIQLHQLPDAKPCQLRVSGWLGDNQREYFARTCARLREHGLESQFHYVDTPTLKAKIAFLQDLDLFVLPAVYHEPKGIPVLEALACGVPVVVPDHGAFPELVEQTHGGWVVAGNQVGDFAQTMHRVLQNPAHCREVGQTGRRNVFQYYSAEVMAQRTVDYLTHLAAQVPAPQHVTTGA; from the coding sequence ATGAAGATCGCATATATTACCGCCGGTGCTGCGGGCATGTTCTGTGGGTCGTGCATGAAGGATAATACCCTCGTGGCGACGCTGCAACGCCTGGGGCACGATGCACTGCTGATTCCCACCTACACGCCGATTACCACCGATGAAGAAAGTGTGGCAGAATCCCACATTTACATGGGCGGGGTGAACGTCTATCTGCAGCAGAAATCGTGGATTTTTCGACACACCCCTCGTTTTCTGGATCGGCTGCTCGATTTTCCCCGCCTGTTGCGGTGGGTATCGCGTTTTGCCAGCCGCACAAAATATGAAGATCTGGGCGACCTGACCATTTCCATGTTACTGGGGCGGCACGGCAAACAGGATAAAGAAATTGAACGCCTGGTGTACCACATCACGCGGGAGTTTCAGCCCGATGCGATCGTTCTCACGAATGTATTACTGTCTGGTGTGGTGCCTGCACTGCGAAAGCAAACCAACGTACCTATTGTGGCCACGCTGCAGGGAGACGACATTTTTCTCGAAGCCTTGCACGCGAAAGATCGTGAACGGGCGATTGAACTGATTGGTACCAACTGTGCGGACCTGTCCGGGCTGATTGCTACCAGCCAGAGTTACGCCACTGCGATGGCAAGCTATCTGCGACTGCCTGCAGAAAAAATGATCGTGGTGGCACCCGGGATTTCATTAAAAAGTTATGAGAACATTGCCGCCCCCAGCCCACGTGAGGAACCGGTGATTGGTTGTCTGGCACGGATCTGCCCGGAAAAAGGCTTTGATCGGCTGATCGATGCCTTCATTCAACTGCACCAGTTGCCAGACGCAAAACCTTGCCAGTTAAGGGTTTCTGGCTGGCTTGGTGATAATCAGCGGGAATACTTTGCCCGCACCTGTGCAAGATTGCGGGAACATGGCCTGGAAAGCCAGTTTCATTATGTAGATACGCCCACGTTGAAGGCTAAAATTGCATTTTTGCAGGACTTAGACCTGTTTGTGCTGCCTGCAGTGTACCACGAACCGAAAGGGATACCGGTGCTGGAAGCATTGGCATGTGGCGTGCCTGTCGTGGTGCCCGACCACGGTGCGTTCCCGGAACTGGTGGAACAGACGCACGGTGGTTGGGTTGTGGCTGGCAATCAGGTGGGGGATTTTGCCCAAACGATGCACCGTGTGCTACAAAATCCTGCCCACTGCCGCGAGGTGGGTCAAACAGGAAGACGAAATGTCTTTCAGTACTATTCTGCAGAAGTAATGGCCCAGCGTACTGTCGACTATCTGACCCACCTCGCAGCGCAAGTGCCTGCCCCACAACATGTTACCACTGGAGCCTGA
- a CDS encoding thioesterase family protein — protein MTTPFISTRRVEFGETDMAGIVHFSNFFRYMESAETDMLMSLGFSVNGEENGVAYGFPRVSVTCDFARPARFADQLQIHVAVEEIGQKSVRYRYTFFANDVQLAVGRITAVHCIKVDGQMKSHPLPERFRQQLEKYLLAPPTHSAGQS, from the coding sequence GTGACCACACCGTTTATTTCAACCCGCCGCGTGGAATTTGGCGAAACAGATATGGCTGGGATTGTCCATTTTTCGAACTTTTTTCGTTACATGGAATCTGCAGAAACCGACATGCTGATGTCGTTGGGATTTTCCGTCAATGGGGAGGAAAATGGGGTAGCATATGGCTTCCCGCGGGTCTCGGTGACGTGCGATTTTGCCCGCCCCGCACGATTTGCAGATCAGCTTCAGATCCACGTTGCGGTGGAAGAGATCGGCCAGAAATCGGTCCGTTATCGTTACACGTTTTTTGCTAATGATGTGCAGTTAGCCGTCGGAAGGATAACCGCCGTGCACTGCATCAAAGTAGATGGTCAGATGAAATCCCACCCACTGCCAGAGCGATTTCGCCAACAGTTGGAAAAGTATCTACTTGCCCCACCCACGCACAGTGCGGGGCAATCATAA
- a CDS encoding 5'-methylthioadenosine/S-adenosylhomocysteine nucleosidase, producing MPNSIHTIDFLIVTPLDEERDAVLSLLDSPQQLPPDHADNRVYFESLMRAGHEDGHQGTYRIIVVSLVGMGTGQASATTSDAIRRWSPRYVLVVGIAGGVRKAGVALGDVLVASQIADYTLQKHRSGKPIEIRWQAQPVDTGLLERAQNFLGNDWIDAIRCERPVEGEPKRHIGPIASGDHVVASSKLLKAYSRPWPKLIGVEMEAAGIARVVFQSKLKAGFFMVRGTSDLADPDKDSPEVESWRTYACEVAAAYAITFLRTGPVTFAEHADTTPSASQASPQSFSNNSISGVSNSTIVLGNNINIEK from the coding sequence ATGCCCAACAGCATACACACCATCGACTTCCTGATTGTTACGCCTCTAGACGAAGAGCGTGACGCGGTCCTGTCATTATTAGATTCACCACAGCAGTTACCGCCAGACCATGCGGACAACCGTGTCTACTTCGAATCGTTAATGCGTGCCGGACACGAAGACGGGCACCAAGGCACATACCGCATCATCGTCGTTTCACTCGTCGGAATGGGAACGGGGCAAGCATCAGCAACGACATCAGATGCGATTCGGCGCTGGTCGCCACGTTACGTGCTTGTCGTTGGAATTGCGGGCGGTGTGCGGAAGGCGGGAGTCGCGTTGGGTGATGTCCTCGTGGCGAGTCAGATTGCCGACTACACCCTTCAAAAACATCGGTCGGGAAAACCTATTGAGATCCGTTGGCAGGCACAGCCAGTTGACACTGGCTTGCTGGAGCGAGCACAGAACTTCTTGGGCAACGACTGGATCGACGCGATTCGTTGCGAGCGACCCGTCGAAGGCGAGCCGAAACGACATATTGGACCAATCGCAAGCGGTGATCACGTTGTTGCATCAAGCAAACTCCTTAAGGCTTATTCGAGGCCTTGGCCCAAGCTAATCGGTGTGGAGATGGAAGCCGCTGGAATTGCACGCGTTGTATTTCAATCAAAGCTGAAAGCGGGATTCTTTATGGTTCGCGGCACCTCCGACTTGGCTGACCCAGACAAGGATTCACCAGAAGTTGAAAGCTGGCGGACCTATGCCTGCGAAGTCGCCGCTGCGTATGCGATCACTTTTCTCCGTACCGGCCCTGTAACATTTGCAGAGCATGCAGATACAACTCCGTCGGCTTCGCAAGCCTCGCCACAATCGTTCTCCAACAACAGCATTTCCGGCGTCTCGAACTCGACGATTGTTCTTGGAAACAACATCAATATTGAGAAATGA